One genomic segment of Devosia sp. includes these proteins:
- the rseP gene encoding RIP metalloprotease RseP yields MIEFAFWLLSYVIPFLAVLTVIVFVHEMGHYLVARWNGVAIQTFSVGFGRELFGWNDRHGTRWRLSAIPLGGYVRFVGDMNAASLPDPDAPENSDPALAPRLFVNKNVWQRIAIVAAGPIANVLLTFFILYALLLGYGRYTITPVIGEVLPGSVAEAAGLMQGDEVLAVDGYVVRGFEDFQRYVATSPEREVVVEIDRNGTLRSLTMVPEAVTVEDRFGNNQRIGRIGVTRNVEDTDVTLYRPGPVEAVGMTVEEIRFIIQRTGEFLGDFFVGRGDVEQLGGPVKVAKVSGEVATLGVIALINLMALLSLNIGIFNLLPVPMLDGGHLLYYLFEAVRGRPLSMRTQEMGFRFGFALVLALMVFTLFNDTIFAHFGILR; encoded by the coding sequence ATGATCGAATTCGCCTTCTGGCTGCTGTCCTACGTCATTCCCTTTCTGGCCGTGCTCACCGTCATCGTCTTCGTCCACGAGATGGGGCACTATCTTGTGGCGCGCTGGAATGGCGTGGCCATCCAGACCTTTTCGGTGGGGTTCGGACGCGAACTGTTCGGCTGGAATGACCGCCACGGCACCCGCTGGCGGCTATCGGCCATTCCTCTGGGCGGCTATGTGCGTTTTGTCGGTGACATGAATGCGGCAAGCCTGCCTGATCCCGACGCGCCGGAAAATAGCGATCCAGCGCTGGCGCCGCGGCTGTTCGTCAACAAGAATGTCTGGCAGCGCATTGCCATCGTGGCTGCCGGCCCGATTGCCAATGTCCTGCTGACCTTCTTCATCCTCTATGCCCTGTTGCTGGGCTACGGCCGCTACACCATCACCCCGGTCATCGGCGAGGTCTTGCCTGGGTCGGTCGCAGAAGCGGCCGGGCTGATGCAGGGCGATGAAGTGCTGGCAGTCGACGGCTATGTCGTTCGTGGCTTTGAGGATTTTCAGCGCTACGTGGCAACCAGCCCCGAGCGTGAAGTCGTGGTCGAGATCGACCGCAACGGCACCCTCCGCAGCCTGACCATGGTGCCCGAGGCGGTCACCGTCGAAGACCGTTTCGGCAATAACCAGCGCATCGGCCGGATCGGTGTGACCCGGAATGTGGAAGACACCGACGTGACGCTCTACCGGCCCGGACCGGTCGAAGCCGTGGGCATGACGGTGGAGGAAATCCGCTTCATCATACAGCGCACCGGCGAATTCCTCGGTGACTTCTTTGTCGGGCGAGGGGATGTGGAACAGCTCGGCGGCCCGGTAAAGGTGGCCAAAGTCTCGGGCGAAGTTGCAACTCTCGGTGTCATCGCCCTCATCAACCTGATGGCGCTACTCTCGCTCAATATCGGCATTTTCAATCTATTGCCGGTGCCGATGCTGGATGGCGGCCATCTGCTCTACTACCTCTTCGAAGCAGTGCGCGGACGCCCGCTCAGCATGCGCACACAGGAAATGGGCTTCCGCTTCGGATTTGCTCTTGTGCTGGCGCTGATGGTGTTTACGTTGTTCAACGACACGATCTTCGCGCATTTCGGCATCCTGCGCTAA
- the bamA gene encoding outer membrane protein assembly factor BamA, whose amino-acid sequence MINPTKLMRGAVSALAIMGAAPMVSGLPIVGATVALAQEQLVGSVLFEGNRRFSDAQLLAMVDVSASGIFTQQRLAADIESIRQAYDRDGFMGVTVTARTEPTADGRVRVVFQVNEGERAGIAAINFTGNNAIGAGNLKGTMLTKETGILSWLLRDDGYDEQKMAVDRERIRLYYANRGYPDAQVNSVAEYDAARNAYFVNVTINEGQPYEFSAVGIETSINGLNTDVLRGTVRTPEGGRYSASELQETIEDMAYEATAQGYSFADVRARLDRDVATGTFKVTYLVDEGARIYVERINITGNTKTRDFVIRRELEFGEGDPFNRSMVIRGRNNIQNLGFFSAVNITTGPGSGPDKIVLNIDVTESSSGEYGATAGYSTADGILGEISLTERNFLGRGQYLRAAIGASQAGRTFDFSFTEPRFMGLKVSAGVDAYHRIYDETATSFYGSQVTGGQLRIGVPLTSTLSASFFGGGERKIIKDDDPTDSSLVTDGQEILKGFGGYSLTWNSLDDQKKPTEGLIASINQQYTYLDYGTGTSQILKSEARARFFMPLIPDSGIVGSVRGQAGIINSLDGNPIHATEAFTPGAQLIRGFEGRGLGPRLTTGEYLGATLYAGVSAEIQFPIPVLPESYGLSGAVWADAAWIDDGTLPGTGTGTYAAASNDEPWRASVGASLIWDSPFGPLRGDVSHVLNKSTDDRTQMFQFTISTLF is encoded by the coding sequence ATGATCAACCCCACCAAGCTAATGCGTGGCGCGGTCTCGGCCCTGGCAATCATGGGCGCTGCCCCGATGGTTTCCGGTCTGCCGATCGTCGGCGCAACCGTTGCGCTGGCGCAGGAGCAGCTGGTCGGCTCAGTTCTCTTCGAGGGCAACCGGCGTTTTTCCGACGCACAGCTACTAGCCATGGTGGACGTTTCCGCCTCTGGCATCTTCACCCAGCAGCGTCTTGCAGCCGATATCGAAAGCATTCGCCAGGCCTATGATCGCGATGGCTTCATGGGCGTGACGGTGACGGCGCGCACCGAGCCGACCGCGGACGGTCGTGTTCGTGTGGTCTTCCAGGTCAATGAAGGTGAGCGCGCTGGTATTGCCGCGATCAACTTCACCGGCAACAACGCCATCGGCGCTGGCAATCTCAAGGGCACGATGCTCACCAAGGAAACCGGCATTCTCAGCTGGCTTCTGCGTGATGACGGCTATGACGAGCAGAAGATGGCCGTCGACCGTGAGCGCATCCGTCTCTACTACGCCAATCGCGGCTACCCCGATGCGCAGGTCAATTCCGTCGCGGAATACGATGCTGCCCGCAATGCCTATTTCGTGAACGTCACGATCAATGAAGGCCAGCCCTACGAATTCAGCGCTGTCGGCATCGAGACCAGCATCAACGGGCTGAACACCGACGTGCTGCGCGGCACGGTGCGGACCCCGGAGGGCGGCCGCTACTCGGCCTCCGAGCTGCAGGAAACCATCGAAGACATGGCCTATGAGGCAACCGCCCAGGGCTATTCTTTCGCCGACGTGCGGGCTCGCCTCGATCGCGATGTCGCCACCGGCACCTTCAAGGTCACCTACCTCGTCGACGAGGGCGCCCGCATTTATGTCGAGCGCATCAACATCACCGGCAATACCAAGACGCGTGACTTCGTCATCCGTCGTGAGCTGGAATTTGGTGAAGGCGACCCGTTCAACCGCTCCATGGTCATTCGCGGCCGCAACAATATCCAGAATCTCGGGTTCTTTTCGGCCGTGAACATCACGACTGGCCCGGGTTCGGGTCCGGACAAGATCGTCCTCAATATCGATGTGACCGAGTCGTCCTCGGGTGAATACGGCGCAACCGCCGGCTATTCGACCGCCGACGGCATTCTGGGTGAAATCTCGCTGACCGAGCGCAATTTCCTCGGTCGCGGCCAGTACCTGCGCGCCGCCATCGGCGCCAGCCAGGCCGGCCGTACCTTCGACTTCTCGTTCACCGAGCCCCGTTTCATGGGCCTCAAGGTGTCCGCTGGCGTCGACGCCTATCACCGCATCTACGACGAAACCGCGACCTCCTTCTACGGTTCGCAGGTTACCGGCGGCCAGCTGCGTATCGGCGTGCCGCTGACCAGCACCCTGTCGGCGTCCTTCTTCGGTGGCGGCGAACGCAAGATCATCAAGGACGATGATCCGACCGATTCCTCGCTGGTCACCGATGGTCAGGAAATCCTCAAGGGCTTTGGCGGCTACAGCCTTACCTGGAACAGCCTGGACGACCAGAAGAAGCCCACCGAGGGTCTGATCGCCAGCATCAACCAGCAGTACACCTATCTCGACTATGGCACTGGCACGAGCCAGATCCTCAAGTCGGAGGCGCGCGCCCGCTTCTTCATGCCGCTCATCCCCGATAGCGGTATCGTCGGTAGCGTTCGTGGCCAGGCCGGTATCATCAACAGCCTGGACGGCAACCCCATCCATGCAACCGAAGCCTTCACCCCGGGCGCCCAGCTCATTCGCGGTTTCGAAGGTCGTGGCCTCGGCCCGCGCCTGACCACTGGCGAATATCTTGGTGCGACGCTCTATGCGGGCGTCTCGGCCGAGATCCAGTTCCCGATCCCGGTTCTCCCCGAGAGCTATGGCTTGAGCGGCGCGGTCTGGGCCGATGCTGCCTGGATTGACGACGGCACCCTGCCGGGCACCGGTACTGGTACCTACGCTGCGGCCAGCAACGACGAGCCCTGGCGTGCCTCGGTCGGTGCGTCCCTGATCTGGGATTCGCCGTTCGGTCCTCTGCGTGGCGACGTTTCGCATGTCCTCAACAAGTCGACCGACGACCGGACACAGATGTTCCAGTTCACGATCTCCACCTTGTTCTAG
- the lpxD gene encoding UDP-3-O-(3-hydroxymyristoyl)glucosamine N-acyltransferase — protein MVDTRFHRFAGPMTLGALLAAIGQQQLLGDADPEIQISGATELDLAGPGDVVLAAHTSYVDELRRSGAGIAVVLPGLQEAVPDGCVALVAAKPHNLFADMLDTLYPADTRTIISSERDDLGAPVFERDVVIGSNVVVGAGVEIGRGTIIGANTVIGAGVTIGRNCVIAANCTIDCAHLGNDVVLHSGVRLGTEGFGWLDFGLSNRKVPQLGRVIIQDRVEIGANSTVDRGALGDTVIGDGTKIDNLVQIGHNCRIGRNCLIAAMSGLSGSTILEDGVLLGGGVGTSGHLTIGAGSMVHGRAAVTKNWPAGSKLAGAPAQDIRDFWREIATMRKLTKGDKQG, from the coding sequence ATGGTCGACACCCGTTTTCACCGCTTCGCCGGCCCCATGACTCTCGGTGCATTGCTTGCGGCCATTGGCCAGCAGCAATTGCTCGGCGATGCCGATCCGGAAATCCAGATTTCGGGCGCCACGGAGCTTGATCTGGCCGGGCCCGGCGACGTCGTCCTGGCGGCCCATACCAGCTATGTCGACGAGTTGCGCAGGAGCGGTGCCGGCATTGCTGTCGTCCTGCCGGGTTTGCAGGAAGCCGTTCCGGACGGCTGCGTCGCACTGGTGGCGGCCAAGCCGCACAATCTCTTCGCCGACATGCTCGACACGCTTTATCCCGCGGACACACGGACCATCATTTCGTCCGAGCGCGACGATCTCGGTGCGCCAGTCTTCGAACGCGATGTCGTAATCGGATCAAACGTTGTCGTCGGTGCCGGCGTGGAAATTGGACGCGGCACCATTATTGGCGCCAATACGGTGATCGGGGCAGGGGTCACGATCGGCAGAAACTGCGTGATCGCGGCGAACTGCACCATCGATTGCGCGCATCTGGGAAATGACGTGGTTCTCCATTCGGGCGTCCGACTGGGAACCGAGGGTTTCGGCTGGCTGGATTTCGGCCTCTCCAACCGCAAGGTGCCGCAATTGGGCCGCGTCATCATTCAGGATCGCGTGGAAATTGGCGCCAACAGCACCGTCGATCGCGGCGCCTTGGGCGACACGGTCATCGGTGATGGCACCAAGATCGATAACCTCGTTCAGATCGGCCACAATTGCCGCATCGGCCGCAATTGCCTGATTGCGGCGATGAGCGGGCTGTCCGGGTCGACCATCCTGGAAGACGGGGTTTTGTTGGGAGGCGGTGTCGGCACGTCCGGGCACCTGACCATCGGTGCCGGCTCAATGGTGCATGGCCGCGCCGCGGTGACCAAGAACTGGCCGGCCGGCTCCAAGCTTGCCGGAGCTCCGGCGCAGGATATAAGAGATTTCTGGCGCGAGATCGCCACCATGCGGAAACTGACCAAGGGGGACAAGCAGGGATGA
- the fabZ gene encoding 3-hydroxyacyl-ACP dehydratase FabZ: MTETSTDVTELSAMSIAEILEALPHRYPFLMIDRIVEINGDESAIGVKNVTYNEPIFLGHFPGNPIFPGVLIIEGMAQTAGAIVIKHDSTGGRKNIVLMLGVDNARFRKPAGPGDTIEFHIQKMHRRRNVGRYEAKAKVNGTVIAEAEITAMIVGADQ; the protein is encoded by the coding sequence ATGACCGAAACTTCTACGGACGTCACTGAACTGAGCGCGATGAGCATTGCCGAGATCCTCGAGGCGCTCCCGCATCGCTATCCCTTCCTGATGATCGACCGTATCGTCGAGATCAACGGCGACGAATCTGCAATCGGCGTGAAAAACGTCACCTACAACGAGCCGATTTTTCTCGGCCACTTTCCTGGCAATCCAATCTTTCCGGGTGTGCTGATCATCGAAGGCATGGCCCAGACGGCCGGTGCCATTGTCATCAAACATGACTCGACCGGCGGCCGGAAGAATATCGTCCTGATGCTCGGCGTCGACAATGCCCGGTTCCGCAAGCCGGCGGGTCCCGGCGACACCATCGAATTCCACATCCAGAAGATGCATCGCCGCCGCAATGTGGGGCGCTACGAGGCCAAGGCCAAGGTCAACGGCACCGTCATTGCCGAAGCGGAAATCACGGCCATGATTGTTGGTGCCGATCAGTGA
- the lpxA gene encoding acyl-ACP--UDP-N-acetylglucosamine O-acyltransferase: MIAAVVHPTAIVAEGATLGSGVRIGPYCIVGANVVLADDVELVSHAVIEGHTSIGKGTRVFPFASIGHQPQDLKYHGEDSRVEIGERCTIRESVTINPGTEAGGMVTRIGNDCLIMACAHVAHDAVLGNNVIMANYVGVAGHVHVGDNVIFGGTCVIHQRTRIGAYAFIGAQSMVDGDVIPFGMAVGNRANLTGLNLIGLKRHNFDRAAIHKLRAAYKAIFFGDGTLADRTEQVSQDYAGEELVQDVVRFISEKTDRPIMLPLTGQDDD; encoded by the coding sequence GTGATCGCAGCTGTCGTTCACCCGACGGCCATTGTCGCCGAAGGGGCCACGCTCGGGTCCGGCGTGCGCATCGGTCCCTATTGCATTGTCGGTGCCAACGTTGTCCTGGCCGATGACGTCGAACTGGTCTCTCATGCCGTCATCGAGGGACACACGAGCATAGGCAAAGGCACGCGCGTCTTTCCGTTCGCGTCTATCGGGCATCAACCCCAGGACTTGAAATATCACGGCGAAGATTCGCGGGTTGAGATCGGCGAGCGCTGCACCATCCGGGAATCGGTGACGATCAATCCCGGAACGGAAGCGGGCGGCATGGTCACCCGCATCGGCAATGATTGCCTGATCATGGCCTGTGCCCACGTGGCCCATGATGCGGTCCTGGGCAATAATGTCATCATGGCCAATTATGTCGGCGTCGCAGGTCACGTCCATGTCGGTGACAATGTCATCTTCGGCGGGACCTGCGTCATCCACCAGCGGACCCGAATTGGTGCATATGCCTTTATCGGCGCGCAATCCATGGTTGATGGCGATGTCATTCCCTTCGGCATGGCCGTCGGAAACCGCGCCAACCTGACCGGGTTGAATCTGATCGGTCTCAAGCGCCATAATTTTGATCGGGCCGCCATTCACAAGCTCCGCGCTGCCTACAAGGCCATTTTCTTTGGCGACGGTACGCTGGCAGACCGCACTGAGCAGGTTTCACAGGACTATGCCGGAGAAGAGCTTGTTCAGGACGTCGTTCGGTTCATCTCCGAAAAGACCGACCGGCCGATCATGCTCCCGTTGACCGGCCAGGACGACGACTGA
- a CDS encoding lipid-A-disaccharide synthase: MRLFILAGEPSGDRIAADLVARLKSKIALTLDGVGGAETAGQGLRSLFPMSDLAVMGVTDVIMRLPKLLWRLEQTARHILRTAPDMVVLVDAQDFSRLLAARLRRLGYRGKIVLCVAPSVWARHPERAARIRPLFDAVLAVLPFEPAVMARLGGPPTTYIGHPALGDANPAPQVRDAGPLVLLPGSRDGELRRHMTLLGQIAAAVVDRPEVSGIVLPTLPHLRARLERAVADWDAPVTILDRRQDRTELYRQAIGAVCVSGTVTLELALAGVPMVVLYALDGPQSRIYEKLGRPQVSLPNIILDRPVVPELVEDDPASSHLLPLVTELVGNKKARQDQITAFGELLERMQSGEAPYLREDPADRILAVLRN; this comes from the coding sequence ATGCGTCTCTTCATCCTTGCCGGTGAACCTTCGGGCGATCGCATTGCCGCAGATCTGGTCGCCCGGCTCAAGAGCAAGATCGCGCTGACCCTGGACGGGGTCGGCGGCGCCGAAACGGCCGGGCAGGGGCTTCGGTCCCTGTTCCCGATGTCAGATCTTGCCGTCATGGGCGTGACTGATGTCATCATGCGGCTCCCCAAGCTGCTGTGGCGGCTTGAGCAAACGGCCCGCCACATCCTGCGCACGGCACCCGACATGGTCGTTCTGGTGGACGCGCAGGATTTTTCCCGGCTTCTGGCGGCCCGCCTCAGGCGGTTGGGATATCGCGGGAAGATCGTCCTGTGCGTGGCGCCTTCCGTGTGGGCGCGCCATCCGGAGCGCGCGGCCCGCATCCGGCCGCTCTTCGACGCCGTTCTTGCAGTTCTGCCGTTCGAGCCGGCGGTGATGGCCAGGCTGGGCGGTCCACCAACCACCTATATCGGGCACCCGGCCCTGGGCGACGCCAATCCCGCACCACAAGTGCGCGATGCCGGACCGCTTGTGCTGTTACCCGGTAGCAGGGACGGCGAACTGAGGCGGCACATGACCCTATTAGGCCAGATCGCAGCGGCGGTTGTCGACAGACCCGAAGTTTCCGGCATAGTCCTGCCAACGCTGCCCCACCTGCGTGCGCGATTGGAACGAGCGGTGGCCGACTGGGATGCGCCGGTGACCATCCTGGATCGGCGGCAGGATCGCACCGAACTCTACCGTCAGGCCATCGGCGCCGTCTGCGTCTCAGGCACCGTCACGCTCGAACTGGCCCTGGCCGGTGTGCCCATGGTCGTTCTCTATGCGCTCGATGGCCCTCAGTCGCGCATCTATGAAAAGCTCGGCCGGCCGCAGGTTTCCCTGCCGAACATCATTCTCGACCGTCCGGTCGTCCCTGAGCTGGTCGAGGACGATCCGGCTTCTTCGCACCTGCTCCCGTTGGTTACCGAGCTCGTCGGCAACAAAAAAGCCCGCCAGGACCAGATCACGGCCTTTGGCGAGCTTCTTGAACGCATGCAGAGCGGCGAAGCGCCTTATCTGCGGGAGGACCCGGCGGACCGGATCCTCGCAGTCTTGCGCAATTAG
- the gltA gene encoding citrate synthase has product MTDKVAKLVIGDQTHEFPILSGSVGPDVMDIRSLYAKTGLFTYDPGFTSTAACDSAITYIDGDKGELLYRGYPIEQLADKSNYLEVCYLLLYGELPTKTQYKEFEKLVTRHTMVHEQMHYFYRGFRRDAHPMAIMTGVVGAMAAFYHDSTDINDPQQREIASIRMIAKMPTIAAMAYKYSVGQPFVYPRNDLDYAANFLYMCFSVPAEEYKVDPRLARAMDLIFTLHADHEQNASTSTVRLSGSSDANPFACIAAGVACLWGPAHGGANEACLSMLREIGSVDRIPEFIARAKDKNDPFRLMGFGHRVYKNFDPRAKVMQATAKEVLAILGVENNPTLQVAQELERIALEDQYFIDRKLYPNVDFYSGIILEAMGFPTSMFTVLFAVARTVGWISQWKEMIGDPQKKIGRPRQLYNGADARDYTPIDAR; this is encoded by the coding sequence ATGACCGATAAAGTCGCCAAACTCGTCATCGGAGACCAGACCCACGAATTCCCCATCCTGAGCGGAAGCGTTGGTCCGGACGTGATGGATATCCGTTCGCTTTATGCAAAGACCGGCCTGTTCACATACGATCCGGGATTCACCTCCACCGCGGCCTGTGACAGCGCCATCACCTATATCGACGGCGACAAGGGCGAACTGCTCTACCGGGGCTATCCGATCGAGCAATTGGCCGACAAGTCCAACTATCTCGAAGTCTGCTACCTTCTGCTCTACGGCGAATTGCCGACCAAGACCCAGTACAAGGAATTCGAGAAGCTGGTGACGCGCCACACGATGGTGCACGAGCAGATGCACTATTTCTATCGGGGCTTCCGCCGTGATGCGCACCCGATGGCCATCATGACCGGCGTGGTGGGCGCAATGGCTGCGTTCTACCACGACTCCACCGACATCAATGATCCGCAGCAGCGCGAAATTGCCTCGATCCGCATGATCGCCAAGATGCCGACCATTGCCGCCATGGCCTACAAGTATTCGGTCGGGCAGCCCTTCGTTTACCCGCGCAACGATCTCGATTACGCGGCCAACTTCCTCTACATGTGCTTCTCGGTCCCGGCCGAAGAATACAAGGTCGATCCGCGCCTGGCGCGCGCCATGGACCTGATCTTCACCCTGCATGCCGATCACGAACAGAACGCTTCGACCTCGACCGTTCGCCTCTCGGGCTCGTCCGACGCCAACCCGTTTGCCTGTATCGCCGCTGGTGTGGCCTGCCTGTGGGGCCCAGCCCATGGCGGGGCCAACGAGGCGTGCCTCAGCATGTTGCGCGAAATCGGTTCGGTTGACCGCATTCCCGAGTTCATCGCGCGCGCCAAGGACAAGAACGACCCGTTCCGCCTGATGGGCTTCGGTCACCGCGTCTACAAGAACTTTGATCCGCGCGCCAAGGTCATGCAGGCCACGGCCAAGGAAGTCCTGGCCATTTTGGGTGTCGAGAACAACCCGACCCTGCAGGTAGCCCAGGAACTGGAACGGATCGCGCTCGAAGATCAGTACTTCATCGACCGCAAGCTCTATCCGAACGTCGACTTCTATTCGGGCATTATCCTCGAGGCCATGGGCTTCCCCACCTCGATGTTCACGGTGCTGTTCGCCGTGGCCCGGACCGTGGGCTGGATCAGCCAGTGGAAGGAAATGATCGGCGACCCGCAGAAGAAGATCGGTCGTCCGCGCCAGCTGTACAACGGCGCCGACGCGCGTGACTACACGCCGATCGACGCGCGCTAA
- the gltX gene encoding glutamate--tRNA ligase, which produces MSQVVTRFAPSPTGYLHIGGARTALFSWAFAKNQGGKMLLRIEDTDRERSTEAAVTALIDGLKWLGLDWDGEPISQFGRAARHADVARELVAMGHAYYCYCSPEELDQMREEARAAGKPPRYNGYWRDRDASEAPEGIKPVIRIKAPLSGEIVVRDHVQGDVVFKTENLDDFIILRSDGTPTYMHAVVVDDHDMGVTHIIRGDDHLTNAARQIVIYNAMGWTVPEMAHIPLIHGPDGAKLSKRHGALGVEAYRQMGYLPAAVRNYLARLGWSHGDDEFFSTDQMVEWFSLEALNKGAARFDFVKLENINGHYIREADPTYLYQVMVDTAREVGRDADAEGLKANHNVVLAALPELQPRAKTVLELIDLAQFIYALRPIQPDAAAAALLTDESRVVLTGIADTLGGLADWSVPAIDAAMRKLAEEKGLKLGKLAQPLRAALTGRTVSPGIFEVMVLIGREESLARLGDQIG; this is translated from the coding sequence ATGTCTCAGGTTGTTACCCGCTTCGCCCCCTCGCCCACCGGCTATCTCCACATTGGTGGAGCGCGCACGGCTCTGTTCTCCTGGGCGTTTGCGAAAAACCAGGGTGGCAAGATGCTGCTGCGCATCGAGGATACCGACCGTGAGCGCTCCACCGAGGCAGCGGTTACGGCCCTCATCGATGGTCTCAAGTGGCTTGGTCTCGACTGGGACGGCGAGCCGATCAGCCAGTTCGGGCGTGCGGCACGCCACGCCGATGTCGCCCGTGAACTGGTGGCGATGGGCCATGCTTACTATTGCTATTGTTCACCCGAGGAACTGGACCAGATGCGTGAGGAGGCCCGTGCGGCCGGCAAGCCTCCGCGCTATAACGGCTATTGGCGGGATCGCGACGCCTCGGAAGCACCCGAGGGCATCAAGCCGGTCATTCGCATCAAGGCGCCGTTGAGTGGCGAAATCGTCGTTCGCGATCACGTGCAGGGCGATGTGGTGTTCAAGACCGAGAACCTGGATGATTTCATCATCCTGCGCTCCGATGGCACCCCGACCTATATGCACGCCGTGGTGGTCGACGATCACGATATGGGCGTGACCCACATCATTCGCGGCGACGACCACCTGACCAATGCGGCGCGCCAGATCGTCATCTACAACGCCATGGGCTGGACCGTGCCGGAGATGGCCCATATCCCGCTGATCCACGGGCCGGACGGCGCCAAGCTGTCCAAGCGCCATGGGGCCCTCGGCGTGGAGGCCTACCGCCAGATGGGCTATCTGCCGGCCGCCGTCCGCAACTACCTCGCCCGGCTTGGCTGGAGCCACGGCGATGACGAGTTCTTCTCGACCGATCAGATGGTCGAGTGGTTCTCGCTCGAGGCCCTCAACAAGGGCGCCGCGCGCTTCGATTTTGTCAAACTCGAGAATATCAACGGCCACTATATCCGCGAGGCCGATCCGACCTACCTATACCAGGTGATGGTCGATACCGCGCGGGAAGTCGGCCGCGATGCGGATGCCGAGGGGCTGAAGGCCAATCACAATGTGGTGCTGGCCGCCCTGCCCGAGTTGCAGCCACGCGCCAAGACCGTGCTGGAACTGATCGACCTTGCGCAGTTCATCTATGCCCTGCGCCCCATTCAGCCGGATGCCGCTGCTGCGGCCCTTTTGACAGACGAGTCCAGGGTGGTGCTGACAGGCATTGCCGATACGTTAGGGGGTCTTGCCGATTGGTCAGTGCCCGCCATCGATGCTGCCATGCGCAAGCTGGCCGAGGAAAAGGGTCTCAAGCTCGGAAAGCTGGCGCAGCCGCTACGCGCCGCGCTGACCGGACGCACTGTTTCTCCGGGGATTTTCGAGGTGATGGTGCTGATCGGGCGCGAGGAAAGCCTGGCCCGACTCGGTGACCAGATCGGCTGA
- a CDS encoding IS256 family transposase: MSRRKEPAIPNELLDQLLAGGAASAAFEQGGLLDSLKKALTERALNAEMDHHLSGEDGAGNTRNGYGRKTVTTETGKLEIDVPRDRQSSFDPQLIAKYQRRFPGFDDKIVSMYARGMSTREIAGHLRDLYGIDVSPALISTVTDAVLDEVATWQQRPLDPIYPLVFFDAIRVKIRDEGMVRNKAIHIALGVRADGAKEVLGLWLEQNEGAKFWLRVMNELKNRGTEDILLAVVDGLKGFPEAITAVFPETVVQTCIVHLLRNSMDFVSWKDRKGLASALKQIYRATDADAAEKALTDFDAGFWGQRYPAIGQSWRRAWSEVIPFFAFPDEVRRIVYTTNAIEALNSKLRRAVRARGHFPSDDAATKLLYLILNRSEKEWKMPPREWSMAKAQFAVIFGERFIRAMAA, translated from the coding sequence ATGTCTCGACGCAAAGAGCCTGCCATCCCAAATGAACTTCTCGATCAGCTTCTGGCTGGTGGCGCTGCCAGTGCGGCCTTTGAGCAAGGCGGTTTGCTGGATTCGCTGAAGAAGGCGTTGACCGAACGCGCTTTGAACGCAGAGATGGACCACCATCTGTCCGGCGAAGATGGCGCCGGCAACACGCGCAACGGTTATGGCCGCAAGACGGTGACGACCGAGACCGGCAAGCTTGAGATTGATGTGCCGCGTGATCGGCAGTCCAGCTTTGATCCGCAGCTGATTGCCAAGTACCAACGCCGCTTTCCAGGCTTCGACGACAAGATCGTGTCGATGTATGCCCGCGGCATGAGCACCAGGGAGATCGCGGGCCACCTGCGCGACCTGTATGGTATCGATGTGTCGCCGGCCCTGATCAGTACGGTGACCGACGCTGTCCTCGATGAGGTTGCCACCTGGCAGCAGCGGCCGCTCGATCCGATTTACCCTCTGGTCTTTTTCGATGCCATCCGGGTCAAGATCCGCGACGAGGGCATGGTGCGCAACAAGGCGATCCATATCGCCCTGGGGGTGCGCGCCGATGGCGCCAAGGAAGTGCTGGGCCTGTGGCTCGAGCAGAATGAAGGCGCCAAGTTCTGGCTGCGGGTGATGAACGAGCTCAAGAACCGCGGCACCGAGGATATCCTGCTGGCAGTCGTCGATGGCCTCAAAGGCTTCCCTGAAGCGATTACTGCCGTATTCCCCGAGACGGTGGTTCAGACCTGCATCGTCCATCTGCTGCGCAACTCGATGGACTTCGTCTCCTGGAAGGACCGCAAGGGGTTGGCGAGTGCGCTCAAGCAGATTTACCGCGCCACCGATGCCGACGCCGCCGAAAAGGCCCTGACGGACTTCGACGCCGGCTTCTGGGGCCAGCGCTATCCCGCCATCGGCCAGAGCTGGCGGCGCGCCTGGAGCGAGGTTATCCCGTTCTTTGCCTTCCCTGATGAGGTCCGCAGGATCGTCTACACCACAAACGCCATCGAGGCGCTGAACTCAAAGCTGCGGCGGGCGGTCAGGGCCAGGGGCCACTTCCCCAGCGACGATGCCGCCACCAAGCTGCTGTATCTGATCTTGAACCGGTCAGAGAAAGAGTGGAAAATGCCGCCACGTGAGTGGTCCATGGCCAAGGCGCAGTTCGCCGTCATCTTCGGCGAGCGCTTCATTCGCGCCATGGCGGCGTAA